One Callospermophilus lateralis isolate mCalLat2 chromosome 6, mCalLat2.hap1, whole genome shotgun sequence genomic region harbors:
- the LOC143402375 gene encoding amine sulfotransferase-like → MDNTEEYLLEFKGYNFERSLVKIHIVENVDDFEIRDDDVFIITYPKSGTIWTQQILSLIYFEGHRNRTEDIKTIDRAPFFEYNIHNLDFIKMPSPRLFASHLPYYLVPKGLKNKKAKILYIYRNPKDVSVSFFHFSNWVARLKPSDTFENFMEMFLDGQVMGSRWFDHIRGWYEHRHDFNIQFMSYEDMKKDLRSAVLKICRFLEKELSEEVVDTVVKQATFQNMKTNPKANYHDITKYEIGVRNDKGNFLRKGTTGDWKHHFTVEQNERFDQIFQREMKDVPLKFIWDINEE, encoded by the exons ATGGACAACACAGAGGAATACTTACTTGAATTTAAAGGCTACAATTTTGAAAGGTCTTTAGTTAAAATTCATATAGTAGAAAATGTGGATGATTTTGAAATTAGAGATGATGATGTGTTCATAATCACCTATCCAAAATCTG gtACCATCTGGACTCAGCAGATACTAAGCTTGATTTATTTTGAGGGGCATCGTAACAGAACCGAAGACATCAAAACAATAGATAGAGCTCCCTTCTTTGAATACAATATTCACAATTTGGACTTTATCAAAATGCCATCCCCTCGCCTCTTCGCTTCCCACCTCCCATATTATTTAGTTCCAAAAGGTCTGAAGAACAAAAAAGCTAAA ATTCTTTATATCTACAGAAATCCTAAAGATGTTTcggtttccttttttcatttttcaaattggGTAGCTCGATTAAAGCCTTCTGATACTTTTGAGAATTTTatggaaatgtttctagatggacAAG TGATGGGAAGTCGTTGGTTTGATCACATAAGAGGCTGGTATGAACACAGACATGACTTCAATATTCAGTTCATGAGCTATGAAGATATGAAAAAG GACCTCAGAAGTGCAGTGCTGAAAATATGTAGATTTCTTGAGAAAGAACTTAGTGAAGAAGTTGTGGATACTGTTGTGAAACAGGCTACATTTCAGAACATGAAGACTAATCCAAAAGCAAATTATCATGATATTACAAAATATGAAATTGGAGTGAGAAACGATAAAGGAAATTTTCTGCGCAAAG GTACCACTGGAGATTGGAAACATCATTTTACTGTGGAGCAGAATGAAAGATTTGACCAGATATTCCAAAGGGAAATGAAAGACGTTCCcctgaagttcatctgggatataaATGAGGAGTAG